The proteins below are encoded in one region of Lactuca sativa cultivar Salinas chromosome 3, Lsat_Salinas_v11, whole genome shotgun sequence:
- the LOC111921639 gene encoding UDP-glucuronate 4-epimerase 3, translated as MKSSHLDNIPSTPGKFKMEKSQYNHRFRWHYSYLAKLTFWSFVFLGLIFIFFFKSPPSSSPYSSAGSIPSDLSRRSLKTNSWGGPIWEKRVRSSAKIRSNTGFCVLVTGAAGFVGTHVSAALKRRGDGVLGLDNFNDYYDPSLKRARQALLERSGIYIVEGDINDVALLKKLFEVIPFTHVMHLAAQAGVRYAMENPSSYIHSNIAGLVNLLEVCKNANPQPAIVWASSSSVYGLNTKVPFSEKDRTDQPASLYAATKKAGEEIAHTYNHIYGLSLTGLRFFTVYGPWGRPDMAYFFFTKDILKGKSIPIFESVNHGTVARDFTYIDDIVKGCLGALDTAEKSTGSGGKKKGPAQLRVFNLGNTSPVPVSDLVSILEKLLKVKAKRRVMKLPRNGDVPFTHANISLAQREFGYKPTTDLQMGLKKFVRWYVSYYGSGKKSDH; from the coding sequence ATGAAGTCATCTCATCTTGATAATATCCCATCAACGCCTGGCAAATTCAAGATGGAAAAATCCCAATACAATCATAGATTCAGATGGCATTATTCGTATCTAGCAAAGCTCACATTTTGGAGTTTCGTTTTCTTGGGATTAATCTtcattttcttcttcaaatcaccGCCGTCATCATCGCCGTACTCCTCCGCCGGATCGATCCCATCAGATCTCTCTCGCAGATCTTTAAAAACCAATTCTTGGGGTGGACCCATTTGGGAAAAACGCGTCCGATCATCCGCCAAGATCCGTTCCAATACTGGGTTCTGCGTTTTAGTCACCGGAGCAGCCGGATTCGTCGGAACCCATGTCAGCGCCGCCTTGAAACGCCGTGGCGACGGTGTTTTAGGTCTTGATAACTTCAACGACTATTACGATCCTTCCCTGAAAAGAGCTCGTCAAGCTTTACTAGAAAGAAGTGGGATTTACATCGTCGAAGGCGACATTAACGACGTCGCATTGCTCAAAAAACTCTTCGAGGTAATCCCTTTTACTCATGTCATGCATTTAGCTGCTCAAGCCGGCGTTCGATACGCCATGGAAAACCCAAGCTCTTACATCCATAGCAACATCGCCGGACTTGTTAATCTTCTTGAAGTCTGTAAAAACGCAAACCCACAACCCGCAATCGTTTGGGCATCATCTAGTTCTGTTTACGGATTGAACACAAAAGTACCCTTTTCAGAAAAAGATCGAACCGATCAACCGGCGAGCCTCTACGCCGCCACAAAAAAAGCCGGCGAAGAGATTGCACATACTTATAACCACATCTATGGCCTCTCTCTAACTGGTTTACGATTCTTTACTGTTTATGGACCTTGGGGAAGACCAGATATGGCTTATTTCTTCTTCACGAAAGAcatcttgaaaggaaaatcgattCCCATTTTCGAATCTGTCAACCATGGAACTGTCGCTCGTGATTTCACATACATTGATGATATCGTAAAGGGTTGTTTAGGTGCTTTAGATACTGCTGAAAAGAGTACAGGAAGTGGTGGGAAGAAGAAAGGTCCTGCACAATTGAGAGTTTTTAACTTAGGGAACACTTCACCTGTTCCTGTTTCAGATCTCgtttctattttggagaagttatTGAAAgtgaaagcaaaaagaagagttATGAAGTTGCCAAGAAATGGTGATGTCCCATTTACTCATGCAAATATTAGTTTAGCTCAAAGGGAATTTGGGTATAAACCAACGACTGATCTTCAAATGGGTTTGAAGAAATTTGTTCGATGGTATGTGAGTTATTATGGATCTGGAAAGAAGAGTGATCATTGa